From Thermoflavifilum aggregans, a single genomic window includes:
- the mltG gene encoding endolytic transglycosylase MltG, which produces MARSRRSSGNRRKNKKHGTARVWLWLTAAALLFVIYFSYRIFRPNTYPFQEKTYFYIPTGSTYADVLKGLKQQHIVRNVKDFDWLARKLGYPHHVHPGRYAINPGMSNLQLVHILYSGKQAPVRLVITRLRTKADLIRLVSHHLEADSLSMATLLSDEIYLRQYGLDTNTALCAIIPNTYFFFWNTSAEGFFKRMMQAYNRFWDSTRLEEAQKLGLTPQEVIILASIVEEETNHNAEKPLIASVYLNRLRKGMRLAADPTVKFALGDFSIRRIYNKYTLVRSPYNTYLYKGLPPGPICTPSPATIDAVLHAPQTDYLYFCARADFSGSHVFASTYAEHLKNARKYQAALDSLHIQ; this is translated from the coding sequence ATGGCACGTTCCCGACGCTCGTCAGGCAACCGGAGGAAAAATAAAAAACATGGCACAGCCCGCGTATGGCTGTGGCTCACAGCAGCAGCATTGCTGTTTGTGATTTATTTTTCCTATCGGATATTCCGGCCCAACACCTATCCTTTTCAGGAAAAAACCTATTTCTACATTCCAACAGGATCAACCTATGCCGATGTGCTGAAGGGATTAAAGCAGCAGCATATTGTGCGCAATGTAAAGGACTTTGACTGGCTGGCGAGAAAGTTGGGTTATCCCCACCATGTGCATCCCGGTCGTTATGCCATAAATCCCGGCATGAGCAATTTGCAGCTGGTACACATATTATATTCCGGCAAGCAAGCGCCCGTGCGGCTGGTGATCACCAGGCTGCGCACCAAAGCTGATCTGATAAGGCTCGTGAGCCATCACCTGGAAGCTGACTCCCTGAGCATGGCCACCCTGCTCAGCGATGAAATATATCTCCGGCAATACGGACTGGATACCAATACCGCCTTGTGTGCCATCATTCCCAACACTTATTTTTTCTTCTGGAATACATCGGCAGAAGGATTTTTCAAACGCATGATGCAGGCATACAACCGGTTCTGGGATAGTACCCGCCTGGAGGAAGCGCAAAAACTTGGGCTCACGCCTCAGGAGGTAATCATTCTGGCTTCTATCGTGGAAGAAGAAACCAATCACAATGCCGAAAAACCGCTGATCGCCAGTGTGTATCTCAACAGACTACGCAAAGGCATGCGGCTGGCTGCCGATCCGACTGTGAAATTTGCACTGGGAGATTTTTCTATCCGACGCATCTATAACAAATACACCCTTGTCAGGTCTCCATATAATACCTATCTGTACAAAGGGCTGCCTCCCGGCCCCATCTGCACGCCATCGCCCGCAACCATAGATGCTGTGTTGCATGCACCACAGACAGATTACCTGTATTTTTGCGCCAGAGCCGATTTTTCCGGATCGCATGTATTTGCAAGTACCTACGCAGAACATCTGAAAAATGCTCGAAAATATCAGGCAGCACTGGACAGCCTGCATATCCAATGA